In Pan paniscus chromosome 13, NHGRI_mPanPan1-v2.0_pri, whole genome shotgun sequence, one DNA window encodes the following:
- the PRSS56 gene encoding serine protease 56 isoform X2, which translates to MLLAVLLLLPLPSSWFAHGHPLYTRLPPSTLQVLSAQGTQALQAAQRSAQWAINRVAMEIQHRSHECRGSGRPRPQAPLQDPPEPGPCGERRPSTANVTRAHGRIVGGSAAPPGAWPWLVRLQLGGQPLCGGVLVAASWVLTAAHCFVGAPNELLWTVTLAEGSRGEQAEEVPVNRILPHPKFDPRTFHNDLALVQLWTPVSPGGSARPICLPQEPQEPPAGTACAIAGWGALFEDGPEAEAVREARVPLLSTDTCRRALGPGLRPSTMLCAGYLAGGVDSCQGDSGGPLTCSEPGPRPREVLFGVTSWGDGCGEPGKPGVYTRVAVFKDWLQEQMSASSSREPSCRELLAWDAPQELQADAARLCAFYARLCPGSQGACARLAHQQCLQRRRRCELRSLAHTLLGLLRNAQELLGPRPGLRRLAPALARPAPALRESPLHPARELRLHSGSRAAGTRFPKRRPEPRGEANGCPGLEPLRQKLAALQGAHAWILQVPSEHLAMNFHEVLADLGSKTLTGLFRAWVRAGLGGRHVAFSGLVGLEPATLARSLPRLLVQALQAFRVAALAEGEPEGPWMDVGQGPGLERKGHHPLNPQVPPARQP; encoded by the exons ATGCTGCTGgctgtgctgctgctgctaccCCTCCCAAGCTCATGGTTTGCCCACGGGCACCCACTGTACACGCGCCTGCCCCCCAGCACCCTGCAAG TTCTGTCGGCCCAGGGGACTCAGGCGTTGCAGGCAGCCCAGAGGAGCGCCCAGTGGGCAATAAACCGAGTGGCGATGGAGATCCAGCACAGATCGCACGAGTGCCGAG GATCTGGGCGCCCCAGGCCTCAAGCTCCCCTCCAGGACCCACCTGAGCCAG GGCCGTGCGGCGAGAGGCGTCCGAGCACTGCCAATGTGACGCGGGCCCACGGCCGCATCGTGGGGGGCAGCGCGGCGCCGCCCGGGGCCTGGCCCTGGCTGGTGAGGCTGCAGCTCGGCGGGCAGCCTCTGTGCGGCGGCGTCCTGGTAGCGGCCTCCTGGGTGCTCACGGCAGCGCACTGCTTTGTAGG CGCCCCGAATGAGCTTCTGTGGACTGTGACGCTGGCCGAGGGGTCCCGGGGGGAGCAAGCGGAGGAGGTGCCAGTGAACCGCATCCTGCCCCACCCCAAG TTTGACCCGCGGACCTTCCACAACGACCTGGCCCTGGTGCAGCTGTGGACGCCGGTGAGCCCGGGGGGATCGGCGCGCCCCATCTGCCTGCCCCAGGAGCCCCAGGAGCCCCCTGCCGGAACCGCCTGCGCCATCGCGGGCTGGGGGGCCCTCTTCGAAG ACGGGCCTGAGGCTGAAGCAGTGAGAGAGGCCCGTGTTCCCCTGCTCAGCACCGACACCTGCCGAAGAGCCCTGGGGCCCGGGCTGCGCCCCAGCACCATGCTCTGCGCCGGGTACCTGGCGGGGGGCGTTGACTCGTGCCAG GGTGACTCGGGAGGCCCCCTGACCTGTTCTGAGCCTGGCCCCCGCCCTAGAGAGGTCCTGTTCGGAGTCACCTCCTGGGGGGACGGCTGCGGGGAGCCAGGGAAGCCCGGGGTCTACACCCGCGTGGCAGTGTTCAAGGACTGGCTCCAGGAGCAGATGAGTG CCTCCTCCAGCCGCGAGCCCAGCTGCAGGGAGCTTCTGGCCTGGGACGCCCCCCAGGAGCTGCAGGCAGACGCCGCCCGGCTCTGCGCCTTCTATGCCCGCCTGTGCCCGGGGTCCCAGGGCGCCTGTGCGCGCCTGGCGCACCAGCAGTGCCTGCAGCGCCGGCGGCGATGCG AGCTGCGCTCGCTGGCGCACACGCTGCTGGGCCTGCTGCGGAACGCGCAGGAGCTGCTCGGGCCGCGTCCGGGACTGCGGCGCCTGGCCCCCGCCCTGGCTCGCCCCGCTCCAGCGCTCAGGGAGTCTCCTCTGCACCCCGCCCGGGAGCTGCGGCTTCACTCAG GATCGCGAGCTGCAGGCACTCGGTTCCCGAAGCGGAGGCCGGAGCCGCGCGGAGAAGCCAACG gcTGCCCTGGGCTGGAGCCCCTGCGACAGAAGTTGGCTGCCCTGCAGGGGGCCCATGCCTGGATCCTGCAGGTCCCCTCGGAGCACCTGGCCATGAACTTTCATGAG GTCCTGGCAGATCTGGGCTCCAAGACACTGACCGGGCTTTTCAGAGCCTGGGTGCGGGCAGGCTTGGGGGGCCGGCATGTGGCCTTCAGCGGCCTGGTGGGCCTGGAGCCGGCCACACTGGCTCGCAGCCTCCCCCGGCTGCTGGTGCAGGCCCTGCAGGCCTTCCGCGTGGCTGCCCTGGCAGAAGGGGAGCCCGAGGGACCCTGGATGGATGTAGGGCAGGGGCCCGGGCTGGAGAGGAAGGGGCACCACCCACTCAACCCTCAGGTACCCCCAGCCAGGCAACCCTGA
- the PRSS56 gene encoding serine protease 56 isoform X1 gives MLLAVLLLLPLPSSWFAHGHPLYTRLPPSTLQVLSAQGTQALQAAQRSAQWAINRVAMEIQHRSHECRGSGRPRPQAPLQDPPEPGPCGERRPSTANVTRAHGRIVGGSAAPPGAWPWLVRLQLGGQPLCGGVLVAASWVLTAAHCFVGAPNELLWTVTLAEGSRGEQAEEVPVNRILPHPKFDPRTFHNDLALVQLWTPVSPGGSARPICLPQEPQEPPAGTACAIAGWGALFEDGPEAEAVREARVPLLSTDTCRRALGPGLRPSTMLCAGYLAGGVDSCQGDSGGPLTCSEPGPRPREVLFGVTSWGDGCGEPGKPGVYTRVAVFKDWLQEQMSAASSSREPSCRELLAWDAPQELQADAARLCAFYARLCPGSQGACARLAHQQCLQRRRRCELRSLAHTLLGLLRNAQELLGPRPGLRRLAPALARPAPALRESPLHPARELRLHSGSRAAGTRFPKRRPEPRGEANGCPGLEPLRQKLAALQGAHAWILQVPSEHLAMNFHEVLADLGSKTLTGLFRAWVRAGLGGRHVAFSGLVGLEPATLARSLPRLLVQALQAFRVAALAEGEPEGPWMDVGQGPGLERKGHHPLNPQVPPARQP, from the exons ATGCTGCTGgctgtgctgctgctgctaccCCTCCCAAGCTCATGGTTTGCCCACGGGCACCCACTGTACACGCGCCTGCCCCCCAGCACCCTGCAAG TTCTGTCGGCCCAGGGGACTCAGGCGTTGCAGGCAGCCCAGAGGAGCGCCCAGTGGGCAATAAACCGAGTGGCGATGGAGATCCAGCACAGATCGCACGAGTGCCGAG GATCTGGGCGCCCCAGGCCTCAAGCTCCCCTCCAGGACCCACCTGAGCCAG GGCCGTGCGGCGAGAGGCGTCCGAGCACTGCCAATGTGACGCGGGCCCACGGCCGCATCGTGGGGGGCAGCGCGGCGCCGCCCGGGGCCTGGCCCTGGCTGGTGAGGCTGCAGCTCGGCGGGCAGCCTCTGTGCGGCGGCGTCCTGGTAGCGGCCTCCTGGGTGCTCACGGCAGCGCACTGCTTTGTAGG CGCCCCGAATGAGCTTCTGTGGACTGTGACGCTGGCCGAGGGGTCCCGGGGGGAGCAAGCGGAGGAGGTGCCAGTGAACCGCATCCTGCCCCACCCCAAG TTTGACCCGCGGACCTTCCACAACGACCTGGCCCTGGTGCAGCTGTGGACGCCGGTGAGCCCGGGGGGATCGGCGCGCCCCATCTGCCTGCCCCAGGAGCCCCAGGAGCCCCCTGCCGGAACCGCCTGCGCCATCGCGGGCTGGGGGGCCCTCTTCGAAG ACGGGCCTGAGGCTGAAGCAGTGAGAGAGGCCCGTGTTCCCCTGCTCAGCACCGACACCTGCCGAAGAGCCCTGGGGCCCGGGCTGCGCCCCAGCACCATGCTCTGCGCCGGGTACCTGGCGGGGGGCGTTGACTCGTGCCAG GGTGACTCGGGAGGCCCCCTGACCTGTTCTGAGCCTGGCCCCCGCCCTAGAGAGGTCCTGTTCGGAGTCACCTCCTGGGGGGACGGCTGCGGGGAGCCAGGGAAGCCCGGGGTCTACACCCGCGTGGCAGTGTTCAAGGACTGGCTCCAGGAGCAGATGAGTG CAGCCTCCTCCAGCCGCGAGCCCAGCTGCAGGGAGCTTCTGGCCTGGGACGCCCCCCAGGAGCTGCAGGCAGACGCCGCCCGGCTCTGCGCCTTCTATGCCCGCCTGTGCCCGGGGTCCCAGGGCGCCTGTGCGCGCCTGGCGCACCAGCAGTGCCTGCAGCGCCGGCGGCGATGCG AGCTGCGCTCGCTGGCGCACACGCTGCTGGGCCTGCTGCGGAACGCGCAGGAGCTGCTCGGGCCGCGTCCGGGACTGCGGCGCCTGGCCCCCGCCCTGGCTCGCCCCGCTCCAGCGCTCAGGGAGTCTCCTCTGCACCCCGCCCGGGAGCTGCGGCTTCACTCAG GATCGCGAGCTGCAGGCACTCGGTTCCCGAAGCGGAGGCCGGAGCCGCGCGGAGAAGCCAACG gcTGCCCTGGGCTGGAGCCCCTGCGACAGAAGTTGGCTGCCCTGCAGGGGGCCCATGCCTGGATCCTGCAGGTCCCCTCGGAGCACCTGGCCATGAACTTTCATGAG GTCCTGGCAGATCTGGGCTCCAAGACACTGACCGGGCTTTTCAGAGCCTGGGTGCGGGCAGGCTTGGGGGGCCGGCATGTGGCCTTCAGCGGCCTGGTGGGCCTGGAGCCGGCCACACTGGCTCGCAGCCTCCCCCGGCTGCTGGTGCAGGCCCTGCAGGCCTTCCGCGTGGCTGCCCTGGCAGAAGGGGAGCCCGAGGGACCCTGGATGGATGTAGGGCAGGGGCCCGGGCTGGAGAGGAAGGGGCACCACCCACTCAACCCTCAGGTACCCCCAGCCAGGCAACCCTGA